In Orenia metallireducens, the DNA window GTGGCTATTTTGACTTAGCTCCAATGGATGCAGGTCAAGATCCAAGAAGGGACATAGTCTTAGCCTTAGAAGAGATGGGCTTTGAGATGGAGGCTTCTCATCATGAGGTAGCACCTGGACAACATGAGATTGACTTCAAATATGATCACGCTTTAACTACTGCTGATAATGTCGCTACCTTTAAATTTGTAGTTAAAGCTATCGCTGAAACTCACAACTTACATGCAACATTTATGCCAAAGCCAATCTTTGGAGAGAATGGTTCTGGAATGCATGTTCACCAGTCATTATTCAAGGATGGTAAGAATGCTTTTTATGATGAAGATGATAAGTTAGGTTTAAGCCAAATTGCTAAATATTATATCGGCGGATTATTAAAACATGCTAAGGCAATTGCAGCTATTACTAATCCAACGGTTAACTCTTACAAACGTTTGGTACCTGGATATGAAGCACCAGTTTATTTAGCTTGGTCTAGCTCTAATAGAAGTGCTTTGATTAGAATTCCAGCAGCACGTGGAGCAGGAACTAGATTAGAGATGAGAAATCCTGATCCATCTTGTAATCCATATTTGGCCTTTGCTGTAATGTTAAAGGCTGGTTTAGATGGAATTAAGAATAAGATTGAAGCACCAGCAGAAGTTCTAGAAAATATCTATACTATGAGTGCTGATAGGAAAGAGGAATTAGGCATTGAGAGTTTACCTAATAGCCTTAAAGATGCTCTAGGTTATCTATTAGATGATGAAGTTATTCAAAGTGCATTAGGTGAACATGTTGTAGAACATTTCTTAGATGCTAAGATTATTGAATGGGATATTTACAGAACTCAAGTTCATCAATGGGAATTAGATCAATATTTAAGAGTATATTAATAACTTTTAAATGTTGACTAATTATATATAATCTCACTCTTTATATGCTTAGAGGATCCTTTTGTTGGTATAAGTGAGTAGATAGTTAAAGAGTAGTTAGAAGGATTCTCTAGGCTATAAATTTAAGTGAGTTAAATTGTTAGTAGAGGGAGTGCTAAGATGTTGGATAAAGACTATAAGTTGATTATAGAAAAACTGGTAGTATGGATTCAGCAAAAAGTCAAGGAAGCTGGTTGTAAAGGGGCAGTTGTAGGTTTAAGTGGAGGGATTGATTCTTCTGTAACAGCAGCCTTATGTAAAAAGGCTTTTCCTGATAATACTTTGGGATTGATTATGCCCTGTGAAAGCAATCCTCAAGATGGAGAGGATGCTAAATTATTAGCAGAGAAGTTTGAGATATATTATAAGGAGATAGACTTGAGTTCTGTATTTAACTCTATGCTAGATTTAGTTGATTTAGTTGATAAGCAGAAGTTGAGTCGTGCTAATATTAAACCAAGATTGAGAATGACTACTTTATACTATTATGCTAGCTTGAATAATTACTTAGTCGTAGGAACTGATAATCGTAGTGAACTGAAATTAGGTTATTTCACCAAGTTTGGTGATGGGGGAATAGATTTGGCTCCCTTAGGCAACTTGGTTAAGAGTGAAGTTAGAGAGGTAGCTAAAATATTAGGTATTCCAGAAAGAATCATTACTAAGGCACCATCAGCTGGATTATGGACAGACCAGACTGATGAAGGTGAGTTAGGGATTAGTTATGAAGAGGTTGATAAATATATCTTAACTGGTGAGGCTAGTTCTAAAGTAAAAGAGATTGTAGATACCTTAGAGTCAAGAAATCAACATAAATTGGCTTTACCACCGATACCAAATTTTTAGGTATTAATTATAAAATATATATTAATTATAAGGAGAGTGAAAAAAGTGAGAAGAAGAGTAGTTAGTTTAGGTTTACTTGTAATGTTAGGAGTGATTGGAATATCATCAGTAGCTTTTGCAGCAGATGCAACAGCAGAAAGCAATGCAATTGCAATTGATACAATTTGGACTTTGATAGCAGCATTTTTAGTATTCTTTATGCAAGCAGGATTTGCGATGGTAGAAGCTGGATTTACTAGAGCAAAAAATGCAGGAAATATTATTATGAAGAACTTAATGGACTTTTCTGTAGGATCATTGATTTATTGGATCTGTGGATTTGCATTTATGTTTGGAGCAGGAAATGCTTTTATAGGAACTAAAGGATTCTTCTTAAGTGGAGGCTTTGAACATTTAGGATTGAGCATACCTTTAAGTGCTTTCTGGATCTTCCAAGCTGTATTTGCTGCAACAGCAGCAACTATTGTATCAGGAGCTATGGCTGAAAGAACTAAGTTTAGTGGATATTTGGCTTATAGTGCTGTAATTACTGCAGTCATCTATCCAGTAGTAGGTCACTGGATTTGGGGTGGCGGTTGGTTAAGTGATATGGTTGACTTTGCAGGATCTACTGTTGTTCACTCAGTAGGTGGATGGGCTGCTTTAGCAGGAGCAATAGTTTTAGGACCTAGAATTGGTAAGTTTAATGAAGATGGTTCTGTTAATGCAATGCCAGGACATAACTTATTAATGGCTGCTTTAGGTGTATTCATCTTATGGTTTGGTTGGTTTGGATTTAACCCAGGTAGTACAGT includes these proteins:
- a CDS encoding ammonium transporter, with the protein product MLGVIGISSVAFAADATAESNAIAIDTIWTLIAAFLVFFMQAGFAMVEAGFTRAKNAGNIIMKNLMDFSVGSLIYWICGFAFMFGAGNAFIGTKGFFLSGGFEHLGLSIPLSAFWIFQAVFAATAATIVSGAMAERTKFSGYLAYSAVITAVIYPVVGHWIWGGGWLSDMVDFAGSTVVHSVGGWAALAGAIVLGPRIGKFNEDGSVNAMPGHNLLMAALGVFILWFGWFGFNPGSTVSGTDLSIADIAVTTNLAAAAGAALAMVTSWFKYGKADVSMTLNGALAGLVGITAGCASVNNWGAVAIGALAGVLIVYAVEFIDKLHVDDPVGAVAVHGVCGAFGTLLVGLFATEGGLFYGGGIALLLTQLKGVVAVAVWTFTTAFILFKVIASTIGLRVSREEEVEGLDITEHGSVSYPDFIPLHWKSVKVSKK
- the glnA gene encoding type I glutamate--ammonia ligase — encoded protein: MAKLIKEDVLNKAKELNVKFIRLQFTDILGIIKNVAITVNQLEDALDGKIMFDGSSIDGFTRINESDMYLKPDYDTFTVFPWRPTDGAVARMICDVYKPDGSPFAGDPRQVLKKVLDEAKEMGYEMFVGPEPEFFLFQKDENGEATTITNDQGGYFDLAPMDAGQDPRRDIVLALEEMGFEMEASHHEVAPGQHEIDFKYDHALTTADNVATFKFVVKAIAETHNLHATFMPKPIFGENGSGMHVHQSLFKDGKNAFYDEDDKLGLSQIAKYYIGGLLKHAKAIAAITNPTVNSYKRLVPGYEAPVYLAWSSSNRSALIRIPAARGAGTRLEMRNPDPSCNPYLAFAVMLKAGLDGIKNKIEAPAEVLENIYTMSADRKEELGIESLPNSLKDALGYLLDDEVIQSALGEHVVEHFLDAKIIEWDIYRTQVHQWELDQYLRVY
- a CDS encoding NAD+ synthase, whose translation is MLDKDYKLIIEKLVVWIQQKVKEAGCKGAVVGLSGGIDSSVTAALCKKAFPDNTLGLIMPCESNPQDGEDAKLLAEKFEIYYKEIDLSSVFNSMLDLVDLVDKQKLSRANIKPRLRMTTLYYYASLNNYLVVGTDNRSELKLGYFTKFGDGGIDLAPLGNLVKSEVREVAKILGIPERIITKAPSAGLWTDQTDEGELGISYEEVDKYILTGEASSKVKEIVDTLESRNQHKLALPPIPNF